In one Desulfovermiculus halophilus DSM 18834 genomic region, the following are encoded:
- a CDS encoding SpoIIE family protein phosphatase, protein MQNNEIKILIIDDSPVWRDSLNSIFEGQNYQLRMAEDGHKALQEYREFKPNILILDLNLPCCDGKDIIRSIRNQVGDNDLYIISLTSVADVETKTQALNLGSNDFLVKTFDHEELKARINVAKRQIRLNKQLRAAFERIAQEFDTVASLQNKLIPKSCYYTQDLAIQSAYYPSGRASGDYYDFFSVQNNILRVVIADVSGHGARAAFLMGIVRALARTTEVHYLDLAQTFDLINTQLIDILGQEMDFVTMFAADIDQTNNVITYINAGHCPGLIVSRNNHTDLLEPTSTILGFFDLEFQPVTLDISESCGLFLFTDGYYEWMVSPTQRFGLTNFLNLASELLCTPHFSMETLEAQMVQGLDGRPSFPDDRSALWIHWKNNGP, encoded by the coding sequence ATGCAAAACAACGAGATCAAAATCCTGATCATAGATGACTCGCCGGTTTGGCGGGACAGCCTGAATTCTATCTTTGAAGGTCAGAATTATCAGCTGCGCATGGCCGAAGACGGTCACAAGGCCCTGCAGGAATATAGAGAGTTCAAGCCCAACATCCTCATCCTGGACCTGAATCTTCCCTGCTGCGACGGAAAGGACATCATCCGCTCCATTCGCAACCAGGTAGGGGACAACGATCTGTACATCATCTCCCTGACCTCGGTTGCTGACGTGGAGACCAAGACCCAGGCCCTGAACCTCGGTTCCAACGACTTTCTGGTCAAGACCTTCGACCACGAAGAGCTCAAGGCCAGAATCAATGTGGCCAAACGCCAGATCCGGCTGAACAAGCAGCTCCGGGCAGCCTTTGAGCGCATCGCCCAGGAGTTTGATACCGTTGCCTCGTTGCAGAACAAGCTCATCCCCAAGTCCTGCTACTACACCCAGGATCTGGCCATTCAGAGCGCCTACTACCCGTCAGGCCGGGCCAGCGGAGACTACTACGATTTTTTCAGCGTCCAAAACAACATCCTGAGGGTGGTCATCGCCGATGTGTCCGGCCACGGAGCCAGGGCAGCCTTCCTGATGGGCATCGTCAGGGCCCTGGCCAGAACCACGGAAGTCCACTACCTGGATCTGGCCCAGACCTTTGACCTGATCAACACCCAGCTGATCGACATCCTGGGCCAGGAGATGGACTTTGTGACCATGTTCGCTGCGGACATCGACCAGACCAACAATGTGATCACCTATATCAATGCCGGACATTGCCCGGGACTGATTGTCAGCCGCAATAATCACACTGATCTTTTGGAGCCCACCAGCACCATCCTGGGTTTTTTTGACCTCGAGTTCCAGCCGGTCACTCTGGATATTTCCGAGAGCTGCGGCCTGTTCCTGTTCACTGACGGATACTACGAATGGATGGTCTCCCCGACCCAGCGCTTCGGCCTGACCAACTTCCTGAATCTGGCCTCGGAGCTGTTGTGCACCCCGCACTTCTCTATGGAGACCCTTGAAGCCCAGATGGTGCAAGGCCTGGACGGACGACCGTCCTTCCCGGATGATCGCAGTGCGTTGTGGATCCACTGGAAAAACAATGGCCCATAA
- the dtd gene encoding D-aminoacyl-tRNA deacylase, protein MRIVLQRVTKARLTVRGAEHAGIGQGLVVLVGFGREDGPDLPQTPIWSTLLDKIVSLRIFPDHKGRSEVSLNAVNGSILAVSQFTLYADWRKGRRPSFTSAAPPDRAHPLFDAFVQGLSRRAAGNVASGAFGQDMEIELCNWGPFTLTLDSNQ, encoded by the coding sequence ATGCGTATTGTCCTCCAGCGGGTGACAAAGGCCCGGCTCACGGTACGCGGCGCCGAACATGCCGGCATCGGGCAGGGCCTGGTCGTTTTGGTCGGATTCGGGCGGGAGGATGGACCGGATCTGCCCCAGACTCCTATCTGGTCCACCCTCCTTGACAAGATCGTGAGCTTGCGTATCTTTCCGGACCATAAGGGACGATCTGAGGTCAGCCTCAATGCGGTGAACGGGTCTATCCTGGCAGTCTCCCAATTCACATTGTATGCTGATTGGCGGAAAGGAAGGCGTCCCTCCTTCACGTCCGCCGCTCCTCCAGACCGGGCCCATCCACTTTTTGATGCCTTTGTCCAAGGCCTGAGCCGCAGGGCTGCGGGCAACGTGGCCAGTGGGGCGTTTGGGCAGGACATGGAGATTGAGCTCTGCAACTGGGGCCCCTTTACCTTGACCCTGGACAGCAATCAGTGA
- the queD gene encoding 6-carboxytetrahydropterin synthase QueD, whose protein sequence is MPQTTPPQPLFRLRITDDFSSSHQLHHYQGKCEELHGHNFQVRVEVQGSQLEPKTGILMDFKELKKKLASVLDTLDHCHLNELEPFARENPSSENLAKYIYTRLKSLLMDHPVQIREVGVAEKHSSEAIYSEV, encoded by the coding sequence ATGCCCCAGACCACACCTCCCCAGCCGTTGTTCCGGCTGCGAATCACTGACGATTTCAGCTCATCACACCAGCTGCACCACTATCAGGGCAAATGCGAGGAGCTGCACGGACACAACTTTCAGGTCCGGGTTGAAGTTCAGGGCTCCCAGCTGGAACCAAAGACAGGAATCCTCATGGACTTCAAGGAGCTGAAGAAAAAGCTGGCCTCCGTCCTGGACACCCTGGACCATTGCCACCTCAATGAGCTGGAGCCCTTTGCCCGGGAGAACCCATCATCTGAAAACCTGGCCAAATACATCTACACCCGGCTCAAATCCCTGCTCATGGATCATCCGGTCCAGATCAGGGAAGTAGGGGTGGCGGAAAAACACAGCTCAGAAGCCATCTACAGCGAAGTCTGA
- a CDS encoding TlyA family RNA methyltransferase: protein MRNQRKCRADQLLVQHGLASSREQGKRMIMAGQVFARDSSGEERKILKPGTPLPVGTNLQVAGQERFVSRGGEKLLTALEYFALDLQGVVALDVGASTGGFTDCLLQAGAKRVYALDVGYGQLHWRLRNDPRVVVLERINVRHAGPELIPEPVDLVVADCSFISLTKVLPPCLAWMGPGARVCALIKPQFELPRGAAVKGVVRSPELEQEAVCKVIAAVREMGLSFQGHVPSRVRGPKGNQEYLALFVRDPS from the coding sequence ATGAGAAACCAGAGAAAATGCAGGGCCGACCAGCTCCTGGTCCAGCACGGCCTGGCTTCCAGCCGGGAGCAGGGCAAAAGAATGATTATGGCCGGGCAGGTCTTTGCCCGGGACTCCTCTGGAGAGGAGCGGAAGATCCTGAAGCCGGGCACCCCCCTTCCGGTCGGCACCAATCTGCAGGTTGCCGGGCAGGAGCGGTTCGTGAGCCGGGGCGGTGAGAAGCTGCTCACTGCTTTGGAATACTTTGCCCTGGATCTCCAGGGGGTGGTGGCTCTGGATGTCGGCGCGTCAACCGGCGGGTTTACCGACTGCCTGCTTCAGGCCGGGGCCAAGCGTGTCTATGCTTTGGATGTCGGATACGGCCAGCTCCATTGGCGGCTGCGCAACGATCCGCGGGTTGTGGTTTTAGAGAGGATCAATGTCCGCCATGCCGGTCCGGAGCTTATCCCCGAACCCGTTGACCTCGTGGTCGCGGACTGTTCTTTCATCTCCCTGACCAAGGTCCTTCCTCCGTGCCTGGCCTGGATGGGGCCCGGGGCCCGGGTTTGCGCCCTGATAAAGCCCCAGTTCGAGCTCCCCCGGGGGGCGGCGGTCAAGGGAGTGGTCCGCTCCCCTGAGCTGGAGCAGGAGGCGGTCTGCAAGGTAATAGCCGCTGTCCGGGAAATGGGCCTGTCCTTTCAGGGCCACGTGCCCTCCAGGGTCCGGGGACCGAAGGGGAACCAGGAGTACCTGGCCCTGTTTGTCCGGGACCCTAGCTGA
- a CDS encoding AsmA family protein, whose translation MSMPKMFKYSLYTIGGILLLLILLIAGAILFIDPNDYRDRIEQAASSQLGREVQLNGPMSLSFFPWIGLEIQDVALANAQGFAPDTMLSVHKAGLKVKLLPLLSKNLQVGTLLLDGGQVHLAKNDQGVTNWQDLMASKSAKKPADQTGQDSSSGNGADSKGSGSPTGLAALSIEKITVTDTSLTWKDQQAGTQIMVQDLAVDIGPVSLEDPFPLSLSCTVDNAEPGLQAEIEATGKAQLDMQKRIVHLRDLDLTSRTAGEAIPGGETEITLQTSLSLNLETEALHMPQMALGAFGLQVTGQAEGTSMLTAPSVNGQLEVATFNPKKLVQRMDLPPLATADPEALTAVQAETGFEATPSSIALSGLSMGLDETSIQGRASVDLAQSVPSSNFSLQIDKIDVDRYLPPADAGGAQTAKKPETKTDKPGTEGETPAAALPVGLLRQLSAEGKIQIGEMKIKGMRLEDVSLTIQAQDGKIDIAPLTSRLYGGALESTASLDVRGQTPSIRTDTKLSTVRLESLLQDLTGKSLLSGLGSVHTAVSGQGLDAGSLLRTLDGSLNLNVENGAFQGTDILHRIRSTYLTLQGKSPGSSGSDQTKFSSLEVAADIAKGKIRKSDVQLISSLFSLQGSGQLDLVQRSMDYLLKVNFDKELSGQYPELSGLEGQEIPLDLQGTLTDPRVGLNKESLLKILGQGKLSEEVDKGVKKLQEKLGISSSENEESKGAGKQDAGEQVKDALKGFLGGGSSN comes from the coding sequence ATGTCCATGCCCAAAATGTTCAAGTACAGTCTTTATACCATCGGTGGGATCCTTCTCCTTCTGATCCTCCTCATTGCCGGAGCTATTCTGTTCATTGACCCCAACGACTACAGAGACCGGATCGAACAGGCTGCCAGCTCCCAGCTGGGCCGCGAGGTGCAGCTCAACGGCCCCATGAGCCTGTCCTTCTTCCCCTGGATCGGCCTGGAGATCCAGGACGTGGCCCTGGCCAACGCCCAGGGGTTTGCCCCGGACACAATGCTTTCAGTGCACAAAGCAGGGCTGAAAGTCAAACTCCTGCCCTTGCTCAGCAAGAATCTCCAGGTCGGCACCCTGCTCTTGGATGGAGGCCAGGTGCATCTGGCCAAGAATGACCAGGGGGTAACAAACTGGCAGGACCTGATGGCCTCCAAATCGGCAAAGAAGCCCGCTGATCAGACGGGTCAGGACAGCTCAAGCGGCAACGGCGCAGACAGCAAAGGATCAGGATCTCCCACCGGCCTGGCTGCATTGAGCATTGAAAAAATAACTGTAACCGATACCAGCTTGACCTGGAAGGACCAGCAAGCAGGAACCCAGATCATGGTCCAGGACCTGGCTGTTGACATCGGACCGGTCAGCTTGGAGGATCCGTTTCCCTTGAGCCTGAGCTGCACTGTAGACAACGCCGAGCCTGGCCTGCAGGCTGAGATTGAGGCCACTGGCAAAGCCCAGCTGGATATGCAAAAGCGCATCGTTCACCTCCGGGACCTCGATCTCACCAGCCGGACCGCGGGAGAGGCCATTCCCGGCGGAGAAACCGAGATAACCCTGCAGACCTCGCTGAGCCTGAACCTTGAAACCGAAGCCCTGCACATGCCCCAGATGGCCCTGGGCGCATTTGGTCTGCAGGTCACTGGACAGGCCGAAGGGACATCCATGCTCACCGCCCCTTCAGTGAACGGTCAGCTGGAGGTGGCGACATTTAACCCCAAAAAGCTCGTCCAGCGCATGGACCTTCCTCCGCTGGCCACAGCCGATCCGGAAGCCCTGACCGCAGTGCAGGCCGAAACCGGATTTGAGGCCACTCCCTCCTCGATTGCCCTTTCAGGACTGAGCATGGGCTTGGATGAAACATCCATCCAGGGCCGGGCAAGCGTTGATCTTGCCCAGTCCGTTCCGTCCTCCAACTTCAGCCTCCAGATCGACAAGATAGATGTCGACCGTTATCTTCCCCCGGCCGATGCCGGCGGGGCCCAAACCGCGAAAAAGCCGGAGACAAAGACTGACAAACCAGGCACGGAAGGGGAAACACCGGCTGCGGCCCTGCCTGTGGGCCTGCTTCGGCAGCTGAGTGCAGAGGGCAAGATCCAGATCGGGGAAATGAAGATCAAGGGCATGCGTCTTGAAGATGTATCCTTGACCATTCAAGCCCAGGACGGGAAAATTGACATTGCACCTCTGACCAGCCGGCTGTACGGAGGAGCGCTTGAGTCAACAGCCTCCCTGGATGTCAGAGGGCAGACACCGAGCATTCGCACCGACACGAAACTGAGCACCGTGCGCCTTGAGTCCCTGCTGCAGGACCTGACCGGCAAGAGTCTGCTCTCCGGACTGGGTTCGGTTCACACCGCAGTCTCCGGTCAGGGCCTGGACGCCGGTTCGCTTCTTCGGACCCTGGACGGCAGCTTGAATCTGAACGTAGAAAACGGCGCATTCCAGGGGACAGACATCCTGCACCGGATCCGTTCCACCTATTTGACCCTGCAGGGCAAGTCTCCGGGCTCCTCCGGCTCCGATCAGACCAAGTTCTCATCCCTGGAGGTGGCCGCAGACATAGCAAAGGGCAAGATCCGCAAGAGTGACGTGCAGCTCATCTCCTCCCTGTTCAGCCTTCAGGGCTCCGGACAGTTGGATTTGGTTCAGCGCAGCATGGACTACCTGCTCAAAGTGAACTTCGATAAGGAGCTCTCCGGCCAGTACCCTGAACTGTCCGGGCTGGAAGGCCAAGAGATCCCCCTGGACCTCCAAGGCACCCTGACCGACCCCCGCGTGGGGCTGAACAAGGAGTCTCTGCTCAAGATCCTGGGCCAGGGCAAGCTCTCTGAAGAAGTGGACAAAGGAGTCAAAAAGCTGCAGGAAAAGCTCGGCATCTCCAGCTCTGAAAACGAGGAATCCAAGGGTGCAGGCAAGCAGGACGCCGGCGAACAGGTCAAAGATGCGCTCAAGGGCTTCCTGGGAGGGGGATCATCGAACTGA
- a CDS encoding ATP-binding protein: MAHKIYQSLAAPEQINALTKSVADFLQHWIHDQELIYDLRLVLHEACTNVLLHSYGRDAGGELEVHIHIDPRKRIRLEVRDNGPPFQGPEQSIRSSAPQDESGRGLFIISRLVDSFAYQYAQGQNTLSMERVIEERAWKG, translated from the coding sequence ATGGCCCATAAAATCTACCAGTCCCTGGCTGCCCCGGAGCAGATCAACGCCCTGACCAAATCTGTCGCCGACTTTCTCCAGCACTGGATCCATGACCAGGAGTTGATCTACGATCTGCGTCTCGTGCTCCACGAGGCATGCACAAACGTTTTGCTCCACAGCTACGGCCGCGATGCCGGCGGGGAGCTGGAGGTGCATATCCACATCGACCCCAGAAAGCGGATCCGCCTGGAAGTCCGGGACAACGGCCCTCCATTCCAGGGGCCGGAACAATCCATTCGATCCTCCGCCCCTCAGGACGAGAGCGGACGGGGCCTGTTCATTATTTCCCGGCTGGTGGACTCTTTTGCCTATCAATACGCCCAGGGCCAGAACACCCTGAGCATGGAACGAGTTATAGAGGAGCGTGCATGGAAAGGATGA
- the gap gene encoding type I glyceraldehyde-3-phosphate dehydrogenase, giving the protein MSVRIGINGFGRIGRYATRILAERTDLELVAVNARADNESLAHLLKYDSVHGTYKGSVQATDTGFEINGKQIAVTRNAPGEWTWGDHGVDLVLETTGKFKDRKSCQPHLDSGARKVLISAPSKDCDISVVMGVNDQDLKPEHTIVSNASCTTNCLAPAAKVLHDSFGLLRGTMTTVHSYTMTQRILDGSHKDLRRARAAAMSMIPTSTGAAQAVADVIPELKGKLDGMAIRVPTPNVSLVDLSADLGKSVSAQEVNHALQAASEGRLKDILGYCEQPLVSVDYVGSIYGGVVDALTTTVTDGTLLKLIVWYDNEAGFTHQLLRLTEKAAGML; this is encoded by the coding sequence ATGAGCGTGCGGATAGGGATCAACGGGTTTGGGAGGATTGGCCGTTATGCGACCAGAATCTTGGCTGAAAGAACCGACCTGGAACTCGTGGCCGTCAATGCCCGGGCAGACAATGAATCCCTGGCTCACTTGCTGAAGTACGATTCTGTACACGGCACGTACAAGGGATCGGTCCAGGCCACAGACACGGGATTCGAGATCAACGGGAAGCAGATTGCCGTGACCAGGAATGCCCCTGGGGAATGGACCTGGGGCGATCATGGTGTGGACCTGGTCCTGGAGACCACCGGCAAGTTCAAGGACCGCAAGAGCTGCCAGCCCCACTTGGACTCCGGAGCCAGGAAGGTCTTGATCAGCGCACCGAGCAAGGACTGCGACATTTCCGTGGTCATGGGGGTCAATGATCAGGACTTGAAGCCGGAGCACACCATTGTCTCCAATGCCTCCTGCACCACAAACTGCCTGGCCCCTGCGGCCAAGGTCCTGCACGACAGCTTCGGCCTGCTGCGGGGCACAATGACCACGGTCCACTCCTATACCATGACCCAGCGCATCCTGGACGGTTCGCACAAGGACCTCAGGCGGGCCAGGGCCGCAGCCATGTCCATGATCCCCACCTCAACCGGAGCCGCACAGGCAGTGGCAGACGTCATTCCGGAACTGAAGGGCAAGCTGGACGGCATGGCCATACGGGTGCCCACTCCCAACGTCTCCCTGGTCGACTTAAGTGCCGACTTGGGCAAAAGCGTTTCCGCCCAGGAGGTCAATCACGCCCTGCAGGCTGCCTCGGAAGGCAGGCTGAAGGACATCCTGGGCTACTGCGAGCAGCCGTTGGTCTCAGTGGACTATGTCGGGTCGATCTACGGGGGGGTGGTGGATGCCTTGACCACCACTGTGACCGACGGGACCCTCTTGAAGCTCATCGTCTGGTACGACAACGAGGCCGGATTCACCCACCAGCTTTTGAGGCTGACCGAAAAAGCGGCTGGGATGCTGTAG
- a CDS encoding STAS domain-containing protein: MSIEKKGQACILRYSGELTLEVIDSLKDEIEGYLSGDDCMVLVMDLSQTVFLDSSGIGFLVHINNRKTTKNKEFYLLAPSPQVRKTLNLVKLIDFFHILEQEDEIPEGNL; the protein is encoded by the coding sequence ATGAGCATAGAAAAAAAAGGGCAGGCCTGCATCCTCCGCTATTCAGGGGAGCTGACCCTGGAGGTTATAGACAGCCTGAAGGACGAGATCGAGGGGTATCTCAGCGGAGATGACTGCATGGTCCTGGTCATGGATCTGTCCCAGACGGTGTTCCTGGACAGCTCCGGCATAGGGTTTCTGGTCCATATCAACAATCGCAAGACAACGAAAAACAAGGAGTTCTACCTCCTGGCCCCCTCACCTCAAGTCCGCAAGACATTGAACCTGGTCAAGCTGATTGATTTTTTTCATATCCTGGAACAGGAGGACGAAATCCCGGAGGGAAATCTCTGA
- the dnaE gene encoding DNA polymerase III subunit alpha, translating into MTHFVHLHCHTEFSLLDGAIKVRDLCAKAVEFGLPAAAITDHGNLFGAIDFYTTAKSYGIKPIVGCEVYVAPTHRTRKDARSASEAGYHLVLLAQNREGYHNLIKLVSQANLDGFYYKPRVDKELLAKWNSGLIALSACLKGEVPAQLMQGKSLEQVKETVDQYTGFFPGRFYLELQANGIPEQDELNARLLDLATACNLPLVATNDCHYLGPDDVQAHDILLCIQTNACVQDSKRMRFNTDKLYYRPPEEMAREFAHCPQALENTWAIAQECDLEIELGRHHFPVYEPPQGRSLDQEFARLCREGLRERLDHLPYVQDEQPYWDRLREEMEIICSKGFAGYFLIVQDFINWAKAQGIPVGPGRGSAAGSLAAYSLRITNLDPIRYTLLFERFLNVERESLPDIDVDFCYNRREEVIKYVTDKFGKDSVAQITTFGTMKAKAAVRDVGRALGMSFAETDKIAKLIPDELKMTIDKALEQEPELKAKMESDQRISQLIDISRRLEGLARHASTHAAGIVISDRPMREYLPLYLGKKGEVVTQYDMKKVEKVGLIKFDFLGLKTLTVLSDALNLARRRYNDVPDLDTLPLTDQATFTLLCKGQTDGVFQLESSGMRRVLTDLQPNCFEDIIALLALYRPGPLESGMVTDFIRRKHGEIEVEYPHPKLEPVLKETYGVILYQEQVMRIASELANYSLGDGDILRRAMGKKDPAVMAKQRDKFLAGAEQNGLPQETAAYIFDLIEKFAGYGFNKSHSAAYALISYQTAYMKAHYPWEFMAALITSEVSNTDKVISHIHACREMGIPVLGPDINSSIHPFSVTDQGILFGLSGIKNVGDSAIYALVEEREKNGAYASLLDLCQRVNLRKVSKRVLESLIKSGAMDCFGSSRAALVAALDRVVAKAQKTHKDKSRGQLSLLSIVSSPNQTPEAGNGIGMTIPDSDIVHWSEEERLRFEKETLGFFLSGHPLLEYKDHLQLLGITGLKECAELSNEAEVKTAVLVTSAKEITTRKGSRMAFCQVEDLTGTGEMTLFPEIYAQVKAHLDVDQPLFCTATVTQDREKSGNEEGPKQVKLLAQSVSFLQNVELPEDEPYHIQVPGPQITSRDWQQLEEILLCHPGKNPVHVTIAYAHGRCRLQLGPNFCILPGAGLQQEIANWKQTVKQRGTHAPDHTSPAVVPAANH; encoded by the coding sequence ATGACTCACTTTGTCCATCTCCACTGCCATACTGAGTTCAGCCTCCTGGACGGGGCGATAAAGGTCCGGGATCTTTGCGCAAAGGCTGTAGAATTCGGGCTTCCGGCCGCTGCTATCACAGATCACGGCAACCTGTTCGGAGCCATAGACTTCTACACCACCGCCAAGTCCTACGGGATAAAGCCGATAGTGGGCTGCGAAGTCTATGTCGCCCCTACCCACCGCACGCGCAAGGACGCCCGCTCAGCCAGCGAGGCCGGCTACCACCTGGTCCTCCTGGCCCAGAACCGCGAAGGATACCACAATCTCATCAAGCTGGTTTCCCAGGCCAATCTGGACGGATTCTATTATAAGCCCCGGGTGGACAAGGAGCTTCTGGCCAAATGGAATTCAGGCCTTATCGCCCTTTCCGCCTGCCTCAAGGGTGAAGTCCCGGCTCAGCTCATGCAGGGCAAAAGTCTGGAACAGGTCAAGGAAACCGTTGATCAGTACACCGGTTTTTTCCCCGGCCGCTTCTATCTGGAGCTTCAGGCCAACGGCATTCCGGAACAGGACGAGCTCAACGCCAGACTCTTGGATCTGGCCACTGCCTGCAACCTGCCCCTGGTGGCCACCAACGACTGCCACTATCTAGGCCCGGACGATGTGCAGGCCCATGACATCCTCCTCTGCATCCAGACCAATGCCTGCGTCCAGGACTCAAAGCGCATGCGGTTTAATACGGACAAGCTCTACTACCGTCCGCCGGAGGAGATGGCCCGGGAATTCGCCCATTGCCCTCAAGCCCTGGAAAACACCTGGGCCATCGCCCAAGAATGCGACCTGGAAATCGAGCTCGGCCGGCACCATTTTCCTGTGTACGAGCCCCCCCAAGGCCGGAGCCTGGACCAAGAATTCGCCCGTTTGTGCCGGGAGGGGCTGCGCGAGCGCCTGGATCACCTGCCCTATGTCCAGGACGAGCAGCCATACTGGGACCGGCTGCGGGAAGAGATGGAAATCATCTGCAGCAAAGGCTTTGCCGGCTACTTTCTCATTGTCCAGGACTTCATCAACTGGGCCAAGGCCCAGGGCATCCCGGTCGGTCCGGGACGAGGCTCGGCCGCGGGCAGTCTGGCCGCCTACTCCCTGCGGATCACCAACCTGGATCCCATCCGGTACACCCTGCTTTTTGAGCGCTTCTTGAACGTGGAACGGGAGAGCCTTCCGGATATTGACGTTGATTTCTGCTACAATCGGCGGGAAGAAGTCATCAAGTACGTCACGGACAAGTTCGGGAAGGACTCTGTGGCCCAGATCACGACCTTTGGGACCATGAAGGCCAAGGCCGCGGTCCGGGACGTCGGCCGGGCCCTGGGCATGAGCTTCGCCGAGACGGACAAGATCGCCAAGCTGATCCCGGACGAATTGAAGATGACCATTGACAAGGCCTTGGAGCAGGAGCCTGAGCTCAAGGCCAAGATGGAGAGCGACCAGCGCATATCTCAGCTCATCGACATATCCAGGCGCCTGGAAGGCTTGGCCAGGCACGCCTCCACCCATGCGGCCGGGATTGTCATCTCGGATCGGCCCATGCGGGAATACCTCCCTCTGTATCTGGGGAAAAAGGGGGAAGTGGTTACCCAATACGACATGAAAAAGGTGGAGAAGGTCGGGCTGATCAAGTTCGACTTTCTGGGGTTGAAGACCCTGACCGTTCTCAGCGACGCCCTCAATCTGGCCCGGAGGCGATACAACGATGTTCCGGATCTGGACACCCTGCCCCTGACCGACCAGGCCACCTTCACCCTGCTCTGCAAGGGCCAAACCGACGGGGTCTTCCAGCTGGAGAGCTCGGGCATGCGCCGGGTGCTCACAGACCTGCAGCCCAACTGCTTTGAAGACATCATCGCCCTGTTGGCCCTCTACAGGCCCGGACCTCTGGAAAGCGGCATGGTCACGGACTTCATCCGTCGCAAACACGGCGAGATCGAGGTCGAGTACCCCCACCCCAAGCTGGAGCCCGTGCTCAAAGAGACGTACGGGGTGATCCTGTACCAGGAACAGGTCATGCGCATCGCGTCCGAGCTGGCCAACTACTCCCTGGGAGACGGCGATATCCTGCGCCGGGCCATGGGTAAGAAGGATCCGGCTGTGATGGCCAAACAGCGGGACAAGTTCCTGGCCGGAGCCGAACAAAACGGGCTGCCCCAGGAGACCGCCGCCTACATCTTCGATTTGATCGAGAAATTCGCCGGGTACGGATTCAACAAGTCGCACAGCGCTGCCTACGCCCTGATTTCCTATCAGACCGCCTATATGAAGGCCCATTATCCCTGGGAGTTCATGGCTGCCCTGATCACCTCCGAGGTCAGCAACACAGACAAGGTCATCAGCCACATCCACGCCTGCCGGGAAATGGGCATCCCGGTCCTGGGGCCGGACATCAATTCCAGCATCCACCCCTTCAGCGTCACCGACCAGGGCATCCTCTTCGGGCTGTCCGGGATCAAAAACGTGGGTGATTCGGCGATCTATGCTTTGGTTGAAGAACGGGAAAAAAACGGGGCCTATGCAAGCCTCCTTGACCTCTGCCAGCGGGTCAATCTGCGCAAGGTGAGCAAGCGGGTCCTGGAGAGCCTGATCAAAAGCGGAGCCATGGACTGCTTCGGATCCAGCCGGGCGGCCCTTGTTGCCGCCCTGGACCGGGTTGTGGCCAAGGCTCAAAAGACACACAAGGACAAGAGCCGGGGCCAGCTGTCCCTGCTCAGCATCGTCTCCTCCCCCAATCAGACACCCGAAGCCGGGAACGGCATCGGGATGACCATCCCGGATTCGGATATCGTCCACTGGTCTGAGGAAGAACGGCTGCGCTTCGAAAAGGAGACCCTGGGATTCTTTCTCAGCGGACACCCCTTGCTGGAGTATAAGGATCACCTCCAGCTGCTTGGGATTACCGGCCTCAAAGAGTGCGCCGAGCTCTCCAATGAGGCCGAGGTCAAGACCGCGGTCCTGGTCACCTCGGCCAAGGAGATCACCACCAGGAAGGGGAGCCGCATGGCCTTCTGTCAGGTGGAGGATTTGACCGGAACAGGGGAAATGACCCTGTTTCCTGAAATCTATGCCCAGGTCAAGGCCCATCTGGACGTGGACCAGCCCCTGTTCTGCACCGCAACCGTCACCCAGGACAGAGAAAAGTCCGGAAACGAAGAAGGCCCCAAACAGGTCAAGCTTTTGGCCCAGTCGGTGAGCTTTCTGCAAAACGTCGAGCTCCCTGAAGATGAGCCCTACCATATCCAGGTTCCCGGTCCACAGATCACCTCCCGGGACTGGCAGCAGCTTGAGGAGATCCTTCTTTGCCATCCGGGCAAAAACCCTGTCCATGTGACCATCGCCTATGCCCATGGACGATGCCGTTTACAACTCGGTCCCAACTTTTGTATCCTGCCCGGTGCCGGCCTGCAGCAGGAGATCGCCAATTGGAAACAGACAGTAAAGCAACGAGGAACGCATGCCCCAGACCACACCTCCCCAGCCGTTGTTCCGGCTGCGAATCACTGA